The following are encoded in a window of Dioscorea cayenensis subsp. rotundata cultivar TDr96_F1 chromosome 16, TDr96_F1_v2_PseudoChromosome.rev07_lg8_w22 25.fasta, whole genome shotgun sequence genomic DNA:
- the LOC120279616 gene encoding ribosomal protein S1, mitochondrial-like, with translation MMSIYWSRSFPRSNSSFLLCSGNASQSSVLRLGLREEMFLVDAGLGTPKICMQDELTGVPINRATRFENKVGSLNVVAGESLKKKRIFERFFIDLVAGESLIKERAAARFNDFVGSLDVVAGEPLLLLPRRFRQKRAWMELKKIWRTKKKVNGFIIDKVKGGYSVAIAGFITFLPFCPLITQRIANNRFTIESINPKRTNIVVL, from the coding sequence ATGATGAGCATCTATTGGAGTCGATCATTTCCAAGATCTAATTCCAGTTTCTTATTATGTAGTGGAAACGCCTCACAATCTTCAGTTTTACGCTTAGGCTTAAGGGAAGAAATGTTCTTGGTGGATGCAGGACTTGGTACCCCCAAAATTTGTATGCAAGATGAGCTTACAGGAGTGCCAATCAACCGAGCCACCAGGTTTGAGAATAAGGTGGGATCCCTGAATGTAGTGGCTGGTGAATCACTGAAAAAAAAGCGGATTTTTGAGAGATTCTTCATCGATCTAGTGGCCGGTGAATCACTGATCAAAGAGCGAGCAGCCGCCAGGTTTAATGATTTTGTGGGATCTCTGGATGTAGTGGCTGGTGAaccgcttcttcttcttccacgAAGATTCAGACAAAAGCGAGCTTGGATGGAACTGAAGAAGATTTGGCGAACGAAGAAAAAGGTCAATGGGTTTATTATTGACAAAGTAAAAGGAGGTTATTCAGTAGCCATCGCAGGTTTCATTACTTTTCTTCCATTCTGTCCTCTCATAACTCAAAGGATAGCGAATAATAGATTCACCATTGAGAGCATTAACCCCAAAAGGACGAATATTGTGGTGTTATAA